One genomic segment of Virgibacillus doumboii includes these proteins:
- a CDS encoding TetR/AcrR family transcriptional regulator, translating into MSKKLNYNDRRVIRTQKLLKNALVELIDEVGFDKITVQDISNRATVNRATFYLHFHDKYDLLDQSMEEVINELHNSFNAPDNNYRFDSGHPYPIFINLFEKVAEHANFCRVMLTKSNMSSFKSNLQSIFHEFISKGLQQFVPDDRKLTASREFVVVYVESAFLGTVTWWLENDRPYSPKFMATQLMNLAIKGPYVENPFEE; encoded by the coding sequence TTGTCTAAAAAATTAAATTATAATGACCGCAGAGTAATCCGTACACAGAAACTGTTGAAAAATGCATTGGTAGAATTAATTGATGAAGTTGGTTTTGACAAGATTACAGTTCAAGATATATCCAACCGTGCAACTGTAAATCGGGCTACTTTTTACCTTCATTTCCATGATAAGTATGATTTGCTGGATCAAAGCATGGAAGAGGTTATCAATGAATTGCATAATAGCTTTAATGCACCTGATAATAATTATCGCTTTGACAGTGGCCACCCGTATCCTATTTTTATCAATCTATTTGAAAAGGTTGCAGAACACGCTAACTTCTGCAGAGTCATGCTTACAAAAAGCAATATGTCATCCTTTAAATCTAATCTACAATCAATCTTTCATGAGTTTATCTCGAAAGGACTGCAACAATTTGTACCAGACGACAGGAAATTGACTGCTTCCAGAGAGTTTGTAGTGGTGTATGTGGAATCCGCTTTCCTGGGGACTGTTACTTGGTGGCTAGAAAATGATAGACCTTATTCTCCAAAATTTATGGCAACACAACTTATGAACTTGGCTATTAAGGGACCATATGTTGAAAATCCATTTGAAGAGTAG
- a CDS encoding SDR family NAD(P)-dependent oxidoreductase, with translation MGRLTGKVAIITGAASGMGYEEAMLFAKEGAKVVATDLNESAVQAAVKKITSNGGDAIAIQHNVANKEDWEAVYQQTIEKYSKLDILVNNAGISQAASMDELTEEQWDKIVDINLKGTFFGIQLAVPHFRNNKGGSIVNISSIAGLTGSSGAGAYTASKGGVRMLTKSVAADYGKDNIRANSVHPGYIVTPMSKDFMEDEKYKGWFLSQTPLAKLGKPEEVAEAVLFLASDAASHITGVELPVDGGVTAI, from the coding sequence ATGGGAAGATTAACAGGAAAAGTCGCAATTATAACAGGTGCTGCAAGTGGAATGGGATATGAAGAGGCAATGCTTTTCGCAAAAGAAGGTGCAAAAGTAGTTGCGACGGATTTAAACGAAAGTGCCGTCCAAGCAGCGGTCAAAAAGATAACATCAAACGGTGGTGATGCGATTGCCATTCAGCATAATGTAGCAAATAAAGAGGATTGGGAAGCGGTTTACCAACAAACGATAGAAAAGTATAGTAAATTGGATATATTGGTTAATAATGCAGGAATTTCACAGGCAGCATCGATGGATGAGTTGACAGAAGAACAATGGGACAAGATTGTTGATATCAATTTAAAGGGAACATTTTTCGGAATACAATTGGCTGTACCGCATTTCCGAAATAACAAAGGAGGTTCCATTGTCAATATTTCGTCCATTGCAGGATTAACTGGAAGTTCCGGAGCTGGAGCTTATACCGCTTCTAAAGGCGGTGTCAGGATGCTGACAAAATCCGTTGCTGCAGATTATGGAAAAGATAATATCCGTGCTAACTCTGTTCATCCAGGGTACATTGTTACACCGATGTCCAAAGATTTTATGGAGGATGAAAAATATAAAGGATGGTTTTTATCACAAACCCCACTCGCCAAATTAGGTAAGCCGGAAGAGGTTGCCGAAGCTGTGTTGTTCTTAGCCTCAGATGCTGCCTCTCACATAACCGGGGTGGAATTGCCAGTAGACGGCGGTGTAACAGCTATATAG
- a CDS encoding putative holin-like toxin, whose amino-acid sequence MDIVDALTLMISFGMLVAIIVSDINHKK is encoded by the coding sequence ATGGACATTGTTGATGCGCTAACGCTTATGATATCCTTCGGGATGTTAGTGGCGATTATCGTATCTGATATTAACCATAAAAAATAA
- a CDS encoding ABC transporter substrate-binding protein: MRNKFSFLVVMLLAIIIVIAGCSSSSGNDGDGDSGSDNEGTTLTVATVNNPDMKIMQELTKKHFEKETGIEVEFVVLPETDLRKKVTEDVALGAGAFDIVTISTYDTPIWAENGWIEPISPYLNELTDEEKKAYDLEDIFPSMRSALTYDDSLYALPFYGESTMLYYNKEIFKEVGLEMPKRPTWEEVGQMARTIKEETGNPGIVLRGLPGWGEMMAPLTTVINAFGGRYYDENWNAQLNSEGTVNAVEFYVDLLKDAGQPGATSTGYTEALTIMSTGKAAMWYDATVAAGTLNNPEDSSVVGKIGYAFAPTQVKEQNTGGLYAWSLAIEKASKNKDAAFEFIKWSTSKEYVELVGEEKGWVVAPSGTRISTYENPKYQEAAPFSDMVLESIQSVDYDNPTVDPVPYVGAQYVAIPEFQSLGTEVSQQIAAAIAGDKTVEEAMEEAQKLAEQAAKEGGYK, from the coding sequence ATGAGAAATAAATTCAGCTTTTTAGTTGTTATGCTATTAGCAATCATCATTGTCATTGCTGGTTGCAGTTCTTCTTCCGGAAATGACGGAGATGGTGACAGCGGCAGTGATAACGAAGGAACTACTCTAACAGTGGCAACAGTTAACAACCCGGATATGAAGATCATGCAAGAGTTAACAAAAAAACACTTTGAAAAGGAAACTGGAATTGAAGTGGAATTTGTCGTCTTGCCGGAGACGGACCTCCGTAAAAAGGTAACAGAAGACGTTGCATTGGGAGCAGGTGCTTTTGATATTGTAACGATAAGCACATATGATACACCAATTTGGGCAGAGAATGGCTGGATTGAGCCAATAAGTCCATATTTGAATGAATTAACCGATGAAGAAAAAAAGGCTTACGACTTGGAAGATATTTTCCCATCTATGAGATCTGCGCTTACGTATGATGACAGCTTATACGCGTTACCTTTCTATGGAGAAAGTACCATGCTTTATTACAATAAAGAAATTTTTAAGGAAGTAGGATTGGAAATGCCGAAACGTCCAACGTGGGAAGAGGTTGGACAAATGGCCAGAACAATAAAAGAGGAAACCGGCAATCCGGGAATTGTACTGCGTGGACTGCCGGGGTGGGGAGAAATGATGGCACCACTCACAACGGTTATTAATGCATTTGGCGGCCGCTATTATGACGAAAATTGGAATGCGCAGCTTAATAGTGAAGGGACTGTAAATGCTGTTGAATTCTATGTTGATTTATTAAAAGATGCCGGACAGCCAGGAGCAACAAGTACAGGATATACGGAGGCGCTAACGATAATGTCTACCGGAAAAGCAGCAATGTGGTATGACGCGACAGTTGCTGCAGGAACACTGAACAATCCTGAAGATTCATCGGTAGTAGGTAAAATTGGTTATGCGTTTGCTCCAACACAAGTGAAAGAGCAAAATACCGGTGGACTATATGCCTGGTCACTTGCGATTGAGAAAGCTAGTAAAAATAAGGATGCTGCATTTGAATTTATTAAATGGTCTACCAGCAAAGAATATGTTGAACTTGTCGGAGAGGAAAAAGGTTGGGTGGTTGCCCCTTCTGGAACCAGAATTTCCACGTACGAAAATCCAAAATATCAAGAAGCAGCGCCTTTTTCTGATATGGTTTTAGAAAGTATTCAGAGCGTGGATTATGATAATCCGACAGTAGATCCAGTACCATATGTTGGAGCTCAGTATGTGGCAATCCCTGAGTTTCAGTCACTCGGAACCGAAGTCAGTCAGCAAATAGCCGCGGCAATTGCGGGAGATAAGACAGTTGAAGAGGCTATGGAGGAAGCTCAGAAACTTGCGGAACAGGCTGCCAAAGAGGGTGGATACAAATAA
- a CDS encoding carbohydrate ABC transporter permease: protein MKAIEQKRKSVNKPPTKRLILPSAIFLIIMTQVPFLITIYYSFQDWNLLRPDQGISFSGLSNFKNLLTSASFYKVLGNTFVLTFAALIICFILGFALALLMNRNFFGKGIVRTMFITPFFVMPTVSAIVWKTLVYNPSYGLSAYFANVFGTAPIEWLSEHPLLSIILVVSWMWTPFFMLILLAGLQSRPGDLIEAAQLDGANKIRQFIHVTIPHLVNYIEVVIILGLMFILQVFGEIYVTTSGGPGFASTNLSFYVYRTAFQSWEIGEASAIGVLTVILTIIMMLIMFKVLRRMFREEQS from the coding sequence ATGAAAGCAATTGAACAAAAGAGAAAGTCTGTGAACAAGCCACCAACAAAAAGATTAATTTTACCGAGTGCTATTTTCCTGATCATTATGACGCAAGTTCCGTTTCTTATTACAATCTATTATAGTTTTCAGGATTGGAACTTATTGCGCCCTGATCAGGGGATTTCATTTTCGGGGTTGTCAAATTTCAAGAACCTCCTGACATCTGCTTCCTTTTATAAAGTATTAGGAAATACTTTTGTATTAACATTTGCTGCCTTGATTATTTGTTTTATATTAGGGTTTGCCCTTGCATTATTAATGAATCGTAACTTTTTCGGGAAGGGCATTGTTCGGACGATGTTTATAACGCCATTTTTTGTCATGCCGACCGTATCAGCAATTGTATGGAAAACGTTGGTTTATAATCCCAGCTACGGGTTAAGTGCTTATTTTGCAAATGTTTTTGGAACAGCTCCAATTGAGTGGTTATCAGAACATCCGCTGTTATCAATTATCCTGGTTGTATCCTGGATGTGGACTCCGTTTTTCATGCTTATACTATTGGCGGGACTGCAATCTCGTCCAGGCGATTTAATTGAAGCAGCTCAACTGGATGGAGCTAATAAAATCCGTCAGTTTATCCATGTGACAATACCACATTTGGTTAACTATATTGAAGTGGTCATTATATTGGGACTGATGTTTATATTACAAGTGTTCGGTGAGATATATGTAACTACTTCGGGTGGGCCAGGGTTTGCTTCTACAAATCTGTCATTCTATGTCTACCGTACCGCATTTCAAAGCTGGGAAATAGGTGAAGCATCAGCGATTGGTGTATTGACGGTTATATTAACCATTATTATGATGTTGATTATGTTTAAAGTCTTACGTCGCATGTTCAGGGAGGAACAGTCATGA
- a CDS encoding carbohydrate ABC transporter permease, whose protein sequence is MKKIVSGGLTLFTYLLAFVFFFPILWIFITGFKTESEAINIPPSIFFEPTLENFQMVWGMGIGEFFINSAIVTVSSTLLALLLGVPAAYALALFKIKRKDDILFWIISTRFLPIAGIIIPLYLIFKNINLLDSLLALTLLYAAMNVPLIIWMMRSFFNDVSIEIIEATRVDGATGLQAFFKVVLPLVRPGLVSTALLSMVFAWNEFFFAVSLSYTNAATLPVNMASYMTQEGLFWAQMSAAASISILPVIILGWFTQRQLVRGLTMGAVKG, encoded by the coding sequence ATGAAAAAAATAGTATCTGGTGGACTGACACTGTTTACCTATTTACTGGCATTCGTGTTTTTCTTCCCAATTCTATGGATTTTCATAACAGGATTTAAAACAGAAAGTGAGGCAATTAACATCCCGCCTTCCATATTTTTTGAACCAACGCTTGAGAACTTTCAAATGGTATGGGGAATGGGAATAGGCGAGTTTTTTATAAATTCAGCAATTGTTACTGTTTCGTCCACATTATTGGCGCTGCTGCTTGGCGTACCGGCAGCTTATGCCCTTGCGTTATTTAAAATTAAGCGAAAGGACGATATTTTATTCTGGATTATTTCAACCCGCTTTTTGCCAATAGCGGGGATCATTATCCCATTGTATTTGATATTTAAAAACATTAATTTATTGGATTCATTACTTGCCTTAACCTTACTTTATGCTGCAATGAATGTACCATTAATTATCTGGATGATGCGGTCCTTCTTCAACGATGTCTCCATTGAGATTATTGAAGCCACACGAGTTGATGGTGCAACAGGCTTACAGGCATTCTTTAAAGTTGTTTTGCCGCTTGTCAGACCCGGACTTGTTTCAACTGCACTGTTATCCATGGTATTTGCATGGAACGAATTTTTCTTTGCTGTAAGTTTAAGTTACACAAATGCCGCAACATTACCGGTTAATATGGCATCTTATATGACACAGGAAGGATTGTTCTGGGCGCAAATGTCCGCCGCTGCATCGATTTCAATTTTACCGGTCATTATTTTGGGATGGTTTACACAGCGGCAATTAGTAAGGGGATTAACGATGGGGGCTGTAAAAGGATAA
- a CDS encoding zinc-dependent alcohol dehydrogenase family protein, with the protein MKALVIEKPYDATVKDVPYPKPASDEITIKVENIGICGTDIHIFQGEFLSPYPIIPGHEFSGTVYEIGENVQGFEAGDRGTADPSLFCGHCEFCLTNRGNQCENWGAIGNTVDGSMAEYVKVPSKNVVKIPDSMSFAEAAFIEPMACVVHGMNRLQLQVGDRVILFGAGAMGQQLVQSVKMAGASEIVVVDISQNKLDMAFEWGATKGVLSKNIGTELSEEKYPNGFDVVIDATGIPDVIEQAFDYMGKTATYLQFGVTPKNAKVEIDPFKLYNQDWTILGTMAINHTFLPAFQWVKNERIDLKPIISKEISLEQTIDFLKGPKDSNDLKVQIKI; encoded by the coding sequence ATGAAGGCTTTAGTCATTGAAAAGCCATATGATGCCACTGTAAAAGATGTACCTTATCCAAAGCCGGCATCAGATGAAATCACCATTAAGGTTGAAAATATTGGTATTTGCGGGACAGATATTCATATATTTCAAGGTGAGTTTCTTTCACCTTATCCAATTATTCCTGGTCATGAATTTTCAGGTACTGTTTATGAAATTGGTGAAAACGTACAAGGTTTTGAGGCGGGAGATCGGGGTACTGCCGACCCGTCCCTGTTTTGTGGACATTGTGAATTTTGTTTAACGAATCGTGGCAACCAATGCGAAAATTGGGGAGCCATTGGAAACACGGTTGATGGGAGCATGGCAGAGTATGTAAAAGTGCCCAGTAAAAATGTCGTTAAAATACCTGATTCGATGTCGTTCGCTGAAGCTGCTTTTATTGAGCCAATGGCATGTGTTGTGCACGGAATGAATCGACTGCAGCTCCAGGTAGGCGATCGGGTAATACTATTTGGAGCTGGAGCGATGGGCCAACAACTCGTTCAATCCGTGAAAATGGCTGGGGCTTCAGAAATTGTTGTTGTAGATATCTCCCAAAACAAGCTTGATATGGCATTTGAGTGGGGAGCAACGAAAGGCGTATTAAGTAAAAATATCGGAACTGAATTAAGTGAGGAAAAGTATCCGAATGGTTTTGATGTCGTTATTGACGCAACTGGTATACCTGATGTTATTGAACAGGCTTTTGACTATATGGGAAAAACGGCAACCTATTTACAATTTGGCGTTACACCTAAAAATGCGAAGGTAGAAATTGATCCATTCAAACTATATAACCAGGATTGGACAATTCTTGGTACCATGGCAATTAATCATACGTTTCTGCCGGCCTTCCAGTGGGTGAAAAATGAACGTATTGATTTAAAGCCTATTATTTCAAAAGAAATTTCACTTGAACAAACTATTGATTTTTTGAAAGGGCCAAAAGATTCCAACGATTTAAAGGTTCAAATAAAAATATAA
- the xylB gene encoding xylulokinase — protein sequence MDNELLMGIDIGTQGVKILVIIQNGDIIAKGNHTYDFEVPKAGWAEQDPLQWWDGVTKSLQQIWDQGIKAEQIQGIGISGQMHSLVLLDKNMEVLGNSILWNDVRTNEECEEIEQIVGKKKASVITRNAILPGFTAPKLLWVRKHEPERYSKIRHVMLPKDYIVFKLSGIFSCDVSDASGTALFDTEKRSWSREIIERLEIPFEWLPVVHESQTVVGGVSQQAAQSTGLTKGTRIVAGAGDNAAAALGNGIVEEGSGMISVGTSGTVFAPLKELSPIHDGGQLSTLHLFCHCVPGTWHAMGVTLSAGMSLNWFKHTFSEKDTYDQFLTGIEAIPAGSEGLYYLPYLNGERTPHNDPHARGVFFGIHYNHSRKHFTRAVLEGVSYSLRDCYELIKMNNVSINKLYVTGGASKSSAWRQILADILGRKLTFFDDREGPAFGASLLAGLGIGVWESPTMLPALFENSEETKALGQNVKTYEDNYQIYKSLYTQLKPLFNMKQK from the coding sequence ATGGATAATGAATTATTGATGGGAATTGATATCGGAACTCAGGGTGTGAAAATTCTTGTGATCATTCAAAATGGAGACATTATTGCAAAAGGAAACCATACTTATGATTTCGAAGTTCCAAAGGCAGGTTGGGCAGAACAGGATCCACTGCAATGGTGGGATGGTGTAACAAAATCATTGCAACAGATTTGGGACCAAGGCATTAAAGCGGAACAAATACAGGGGATAGGTATATCAGGGCAAATGCACAGCCTTGTTTTGCTGGATAAAAATATGGAAGTATTGGGTAACTCTATTTTGTGGAACGATGTACGAACCAACGAAGAATGTGAAGAGATTGAACAAATTGTCGGCAAAAAGAAAGCCTCAGTAATTACTCGAAATGCAATACTTCCGGGGTTTACTGCACCTAAGCTGTTATGGGTCAGGAAGCATGAACCAGAAAGGTATTCCAAAATCAGACATGTGATGCTGCCGAAAGATTATATTGTATTCAAGCTAAGTGGAATTTTTTCATGTGATGTTTCAGATGCAAGTGGCACAGCTTTATTTGATACAGAAAAACGCAGCTGGTCGAGGGAAATAATTGAACGGCTTGAAATACCATTTGAATGGCTGCCGGTAGTCCATGAAAGTCAGACTGTTGTAGGGGGAGTATCGCAACAAGCTGCACAGTCAACAGGTTTAACAAAAGGTACCAGGATTGTAGCCGGGGCTGGCGACAACGCAGCAGCGGCACTCGGAAATGGAATAGTTGAAGAAGGTTCCGGAATGATTAGTGTCGGGACGTCAGGAACCGTTTTTGCACCATTGAAAGAACTTTCTCCGATTCACGATGGGGGACAATTGTCTACCTTACATTTATTTTGTCACTGTGTACCTGGAACCTGGCATGCTATGGGTGTAACATTATCAGCAGGCATGTCATTAAATTGGTTCAAGCATACATTTTCGGAAAAAGACACGTATGATCAGTTTCTTACGGGAATTGAAGCTATTCCAGCCGGTTCTGAAGGATTATATTATCTTCCATACCTTAATGGGGAGCGGACACCGCATAATGATCCACATGCAAGGGGCGTTTTTTTTGGAATTCACTATAATCATTCCCGCAAGCATTTTACAAGGGCCGTTCTCGAAGGTGTCTCATATAGCCTGAGGGATTGCTATGAGTTGATAAAAATGAATAATGTGTCCATTAATAAGCTGTACGTTACGGGAGGTGCGAGCAAAAGTTCCGCATGGAGACAAATTTTAGCTGATATTTTAGGGCGTAAGCTAACATTTTTTGATGATAGGGAAGGACCTGCTTTTGGTGCTTCATTATTAGCCGGACTTGGTATAGGTGTTTGGGAAAGCCCAACAATGTTACCGGCGCTTTTCGAAAATAGTGAGGAAACGAAGGCACTGGGGCAAAATGTGAAAACGTATGAAGATAATTATCAAATATATAAAAGCTTATATACGCAATTAAAGCCTTTATTTAATATGAAACAGAAATAG
- a CDS encoding BglG family transcription antiterminator produces the protein MKQSITINSRQEELLRSFINENKPISYKYLSDYFKLSVRTIQREIRSLAPILKEYDIKITRKIGSGLELQGAKENIEKLNAQMKQAEVMTAYSPEERQEGITYELLLSNEPLKQGYFSTKFDVSVATIAYDLDKVSSWFQESGVKVERSPGVGIYIIGTEQQRRTLLSQLLHKDITFEDWLELFHEPAAEESLFGKLGSVIRNRLLKFVQKDKIMDVDHVLQEVLREHPDVVLTDRNYVNLMIHILLAMERIQSGKVIEYNNLNYWVPFEADTLSLAKKIVARLEKVSSLTFPEIEVEYISLHLAGAEISKRIDLESDSKEFVWVELTQSFIRSIEYYLDRSFEGDQLLYEGLFSHFVPVFKRLKYGLQIHNPMLDQIKEKYPDVFTACEKACVNLTEKTGYPIPEDEVGYLAMHIGASLLRVKEDVKETYKAIVVCASGLGTSMYLATKIRTDIPNLQVEAVVSLNELSNRITEESDIDIIISTVNPPVISGTKVVIVSPFLNKEDLETISNTLAGVGHAKKNISASEEKDSNALDSSSLFSLGVYGEGMVQIIRNLNIYNGVKIGSDRIVSLLNYMENVAEITNQKILINDLTEREKSGGFVLDNLAMLHTKSKGVNAPVVALFRTESPVPWHGDDGQEQKVKVIILLVVPIDAPAEHMEMISEIPASFIDESFLEGLITGTENEVHGLFESVLTESFKRRITFIAKGLQDE, from the coding sequence ATGAAACAGTCTATCACTATAAACTCACGTCAAGAAGAATTGCTGCGGTCATTTATTAATGAAAATAAACCAATTTCCTATAAATATCTTTCCGATTACTTTAAATTAAGCGTACGAACGATTCAAAGGGAAATAAGATCGCTCGCTCCCATATTAAAAGAATATGACATTAAAATCACACGAAAAATTGGTTCCGGATTGGAATTACAGGGTGCAAAAGAAAACATAGAAAAGTTAAATGCACAAATGAAGCAAGCAGAAGTTATGACTGCATATTCCCCGGAGGAGCGCCAGGAAGGAATTACGTATGAACTTTTATTATCAAATGAGCCTTTGAAACAAGGGTATTTCAGCACAAAATTCGATGTGTCCGTCGCAACCATTGCTTATGATTTAGATAAGGTCAGTTCATGGTTTCAAGAAAGTGGGGTAAAAGTCGAGCGTTCCCCGGGTGTCGGCATTTATATTATTGGCACAGAACAACAACGAAGGACTTTATTGTCGCAATTACTTCATAAGGATATTACATTTGAAGACTGGCTGGAGCTTTTTCATGAACCAGCAGCGGAAGAATCGCTGTTCGGGAAATTGGGTTCCGTTATTCGGAACAGATTGCTTAAATTTGTTCAGAAAGATAAAATTATGGATGTTGACCATGTTTTACAAGAGGTATTGAGAGAACATCCAGATGTGGTGTTAACCGACAGAAATTATGTGAATTTAATGATTCACATTTTGCTGGCCATGGAAAGAATTCAGAGTGGCAAGGTAATCGAATATAATAACCTGAATTATTGGGTTCCTTTTGAAGCGGATACACTTTCTCTTGCAAAAAAAATAGTAGCCCGGCTGGAGAAGGTTTCATCACTGACTTTTCCGGAAATCGAGGTGGAATATATATCACTTCACCTTGCCGGGGCCGAGATATCCAAAAGAATAGATTTAGAGAGTGATAGTAAAGAGTTTGTGTGGGTTGAACTGACACAGAGCTTTATTCGTTCCATTGAATATTATCTTGATCGGTCTTTTGAAGGAGATCAGTTACTTTATGAGGGGTTATTTTCCCACTTTGTACCCGTTTTTAAAAGATTGAAATATGGCTTACAAATACATAATCCGATGCTGGATCAAATAAAGGAAAAATATCCCGATGTCTTTACTGCTTGTGAGAAGGCCTGTGTCAATTTAACAGAAAAGACAGGTTATCCGATTCCTGAAGACGAGGTTGGATACTTAGCCATGCATATTGGTGCATCATTATTACGAGTCAAAGAGGATGTAAAGGAAACATATAAAGCAATAGTAGTTTGTGCAAGCGGCCTTGGAACATCGATGTATTTGGCCACAAAAATTCGTACAGATATTCCTAATCTGCAGGTGGAAGCAGTTGTTTCGTTAAATGAACTGTCCAATCGGATAACAGAAGAATCCGACATTGATATTATTATTTCAACAGTAAACCCGCCCGTTATAAGTGGCACAAAGGTAGTTATAGTCAGCCCCTTTCTAAATAAAGAAGATTTAGAGACAATCAGTAATACATTGGCTGGAGTGGGCCATGCGAAGAAAAATATTTCTGCTTCAGAGGAAAAGGACAGCAATGCACTTGATTCCTCATCGCTTTTCTCGCTGGGGGTTTACGGTGAAGGAATGGTGCAAATTATAAGGAATCTTAATATATATAACGGTGTGAAGATTGGTTCTGACCGCATTGTGAGTCTGTTGAATTACATGGAAAATGTTGCAGAAATCACAAACCAAAAGATACTAATCAATGATTTAACAGAACGTGAAAAATCAGGTGGCTTTGTATTAGATAATCTTGCCATGCTACATACCAAATCAAAAGGGGTGAACGCACCTGTTGTCGCACTCTTTCGTACAGAATCACCTGTGCCTTGGCATGGTGATGATGGACAAGAGCAAAAGGTTAAGGTAATTATTTTGCTGGTGGTGCCTATCGATGCTCCGGCAGAACATATGGAAATGATAAGTGAAATTCCTGCATCATTCATCGATGAATCGTTTCTTGAGGGATTAATTACTGGAACGGAAAATGAAGTGCATGGCTTATTTGAAAGCGTTTTAACGGAATCCTTTAAGCGGCGAATAACTTTTATAGCGAAAGGGTTACAAGACGAATGA
- a CDS encoding PTS mannitol transporter subunit IICB: MKKFARLLSAMVYQNIIIIIAVGVIRVIFGDYGWWYNETITEIVNPVYHTLLPVLIAYTGGKLVGGQRGATVAAIAVFGLTLSSTVPAILGAMIIGPLLGWVMKKVDQLMIKRLPGVGYELLIGNVLASFIAIISTLFCFLYVGELFSAGVEFSLNFLESIVNSSLLPLAAIIVEPAKVLFFNNIINFGMLAPLGIHQVNELGKSIFFLIESNPGPGLGILIAYWLKTKGEQRKGAKIATSIHFFGGIHEVYFPYVLMKPRLIIPLILGGMAGIFSFQSFNVGLVAISSPGSIFPVVGLAPKEDMIFVLLGVLLSALVSFIGSYFLLENVSDSPSVKDTKDTINDFYQVTESGSLPTRGESRFEKAEQMNEQATMELKGTTIDSIYFVCEAGIGSSAMGAAMLRKRLQEANLDISVVNSSIDDISPSADLIICHERLLPTVKRIAPDTNYYPLQTFTDMKDYKELVERLV; this comes from the coding sequence ATGAAAAAGTTTGCCCGGCTTTTAAGTGCGATGGTATACCAAAATATTATAATCATCATTGCTGTTGGTGTTATTCGTGTTATTTTTGGTGATTACGGCTGGTGGTACAATGAAACAATTACTGAAATTGTTAATCCGGTATATCACACCTTGTTGCCGGTTTTAATCGCGTACACCGGCGGTAAACTGGTTGGCGGACAACGAGGTGCAACCGTTGCTGCTATTGCTGTGTTTGGACTAACACTTTCAAGTACAGTGCCGGCCATACTGGGAGCAATGATTATTGGGCCCTTATTGGGATGGGTGATGAAAAAAGTTGATCAGCTGATGATTAAACGATTACCTGGTGTTGGGTATGAACTGCTGATTGGAAATGTATTGGCTTCATTTATCGCAATTATATCCACACTGTTCTGTTTTTTATATGTAGGTGAATTGTTTTCTGCAGGCGTCGAATTTTCTTTAAACTTCTTGGAATCGATTGTTAATTCGAGCCTGCTCCCACTTGCAGCAATTATTGTTGAACCAGCGAAAGTCCTCTTCTTTAATAACATTATTAATTTTGGAATGCTGGCACCTTTGGGTATCCATCAGGTAAATGAATTGGGCAAATCCATATTTTTCTTAATCGAATCAAATCCTGGTCCGGGACTGGGAATTCTCATTGCTTATTGGTTAAAAACGAAAGGCGAACAGAGGAAAGGGGCCAAAATTGCAACCTCCATTCATTTTTTTGGCGGTATTCACGAAGTATATTTCCCATATGTGTTAATGAAACCCCGGTTAATCATCCCGCTTATTCTGGGGGGAATGGCAGGGATATTCAGTTTTCAATCATTTAATGTTGGTCTTGTAGCTATTTCTTCACCAGGAAGTATTTTCCCCGTAGTTGGACTTGCACCAAAAGAGGATATGATATTTGTTCTTTTAGGAGTACTTTTATCCGCGCTTGTATCGTTTATTGGAAGTTACTTTTTATTAGAGAATGTCTCTGATTCTCCATCTGTTAAGGATACAAAAGACACTATAAATGATTTTTATCAAGTGACAGAAAGTGGAAGCCTTCCAACGCGTGGTGAATCGAGGTTTGAAAAAGCGGAGCAAATGAATGAACAGGCAACCATGGAATTAAAAGGAACAACAATTGATTCGATTTATTTTGTTTGTGAAGCGGGCATTGGTTCAAGTGCAATGGGCGCAGCAATGCTTCGGAAGAGATTACAGGAGGCAAATTTAGATATTTCAGTTGTGAATTCATCAATTGATGATATCTCACCAAGTGCAGACTTAATTATTTGTCATGAACGCCTATTGCCAACCGTTAAACGTATTGCCCCGGATACAAACTATTATCCTCTTCAAACGTTTACGGATATGAAAGATTACAAGGAGTTGGTTGAGAGGCTTGTATAG